From Streptomyces sp. GSL17-111, one genomic window encodes:
- a CDS encoding serine/threonine-protein kinase, producing the protein MTQGEPGERVIDGRFALEARLGGGGMGTVWRARDLVLDRAVALKEVRPSDPDLAEYDPDAAAMLRARVLREARALARVDHPHVVTVHHVVDGAEHAYPWLVLELVTGGSLADRLACGPLAPAEAARLGREVLSGLRAAHAAGVEHRDVKPANVLLRPDGRAVLTDFGIAAVREATALTATGSVIGTPDYMAPERISGAPGGPAADLWSLAMMLYVAVEGDHPLRRSSTLATLAAVLNEELPPPAQAGPLTPALNAALRKDPAARPSAAELDDLLAAAEEGRPGPSPAPGPPATADEDTPTSYPLAPPAAVAPAANPPSTTAPTAPPQTGRPPVRTVRSRRLAWSLPLLAAALAGVVVWTVLPWGGDEDAPEARSPRPSSDPKAPGPSGTPARDAGDTEPTGPAQPAEKEAVDLLTPEGVRTAVAALKEATGTDRMSSFTVYAEHVSANVMIDGSDSRYDSWTYRTATGAEKGIIRSSVSATESPFSIDDLDWDTLPALLRQAEKELDVEDVTVRYLTVRAPDPTFETPLGLAVYLTNDYHEVGYLEADPKGRVTRVMPNETD; encoded by the coding sequence ATGACGCAGGGGGAGCCCGGTGAACGGGTGATCGACGGCCGCTTCGCGCTGGAGGCACGCCTCGGGGGCGGCGGCATGGGCACGGTGTGGCGGGCACGCGATCTCGTGCTGGACCGGGCCGTGGCGCTGAAGGAGGTCCGGCCGTCCGACCCGGACCTCGCCGAGTACGACCCCGACGCGGCGGCCATGCTGCGCGCGCGGGTGCTGCGGGAGGCCCGGGCGCTGGCCCGCGTCGACCATCCGCACGTCGTCACCGTCCACCACGTCGTGGACGGCGCCGAGCACGCCTACCCGTGGCTGGTCCTGGAGCTGGTCACCGGCGGCTCCCTGGCCGACCGGCTCGCGTGCGGCCCGCTGGCCCCCGCCGAGGCGGCCCGCCTCGGCCGCGAGGTGCTCTCCGGGCTGCGGGCCGCGCACGCGGCGGGCGTCGAGCACCGCGACGTCAAACCCGCCAACGTCCTCCTGCGGCCGGACGGGCGCGCCGTCCTGACCGACTTCGGCATCGCCGCCGTCCGGGAGGCGACGGCGCTGACCGCCACCGGCTCCGTCATCGGCACGCCCGACTACATGGCCCCCGAGCGCATCTCCGGAGCACCGGGCGGACCCGCCGCCGACCTGTGGTCACTGGCGATGATGCTCTACGTGGCCGTGGAGGGCGACCATCCGCTGCGCCGCTCCAGCACCCTCGCCACGCTGGCGGCCGTGCTGAACGAGGAGCTCCCGCCGCCCGCCCAGGCCGGGCCCCTGACGCCCGCACTGAACGCCGCACTCCGCAAGGACCCGGCCGCGCGGCCCTCGGCCGCCGAGCTGGACGACCTGCTCGCGGCGGCCGAGGAGGGACGCCCCGGCCCGTCGCCCGCCCCCGGCCCGCCCGCCACGGCCGACGAGGACACCCCCACCTCCTACCCCCTCGCCCCACCCGCCGCCGTCGCTCCCGCCGCGAACCCTCCCTCCACCACCGCGCCCACCGCGCCGCCGCAGACCGGGCGCCCGCCGGTCCGCACGGTCCGGTCCCGGCGCCTGGCCTGGAGCCTCCCCCTCCTCGCCGCCGCCTTGGCTGGCGTCGTCGTCTGGACCGTCCTGCCGTGGGGCGGCGACGAGGACGCCCCGGAGGCCCGCAGCCCGCGCCCCTCCTCCGACCCCAAGGCCCCTGGCCCGTCCGGCACCCCGGCGCGGGACGCCGGGGACACCGAGCCGACCGGCCCCGCCCAGCCCGCCGAGAAGGAGGCGGTGGACCTCCTGACCCCCGAGGGCGTCCGCACCGCCGTCGCCGCCCTCAAGGAGGCGACCGGCACCGACCGGATGAGCTCCTTCACCGTGTACGCCGAGCACGTGTCGGCGAACGTCATGATCGACGGCAGCGACAGCCGCTACGACAGCTGGACCTACCGCACCGCCACCGGCGCGGAGAAGGGCATCATCCGCAGCTCGGTGAGCGCGACGGAGAGCCCGTTCAGCATCGACGACCTCGACTGGGACACCCTCCCCGCCCTGCTGCGGCAGGCCGAGAAGGAGCTGGACGTCGAGGACGTCACCGTCCGCTACCTCACCGTGCGGGCCCCCGACCCGACGTTCGAGACCCCGCTGGGCCTCGCCGTCTACCTCACCAACGACTACCACGAGGTCGGCTACCTGGAGGCGGACCCCAAGGGCCGGGTCACCCGCGTGATGCCCAACGAGACCGACTGA
- a CDS encoding Glu/Leu/Phe/Val dehydrogenase dimerization domain-containing protein, whose product MLETVVETPLQARDQPYLEITWHDPETTARGHVVIDRLITGIATGGLRMRPGCTRDEVAALAREMTLKMGVFGLHVGGAKGGIDFDPADPRAESVRERFLQAVRPLLERFWVTAGDLGTPQEQLDQAFARIGLGDTSLHAAMVRAPDEADARSRVRRAFTARTDGLLLGELIGGYGVAEAALAALEQRRVPATSARAAVQGFGAMGGSTALYLARAGVTIVGITDARGLVLNTSRGLDVEALLAARSPSGVIDRSALREDDVECPGDAWLGLDVDVLVPAAVSYTITADNCDLITAPLVVEAANVPTTPEAEQRLLGRGVTVVPDFVANTGAAAGAWWVILGEVISPSGACSRLSAQMRPLVHGLLERADALGVPVRSEATHLAHENAGRLVHEYGGAVAFRGLFPELGEERYMVHQEAGPAS is encoded by the coding sequence GTGCTGGAAACCGTTGTCGAGACCCCTCTTCAGGCCCGCGATCAGCCGTATCTGGAGATCACCTGGCACGATCCGGAGACCACCGCCCGAGGCCACGTCGTGATCGACCGGCTGATCACCGGCATCGCCACCGGCGGGCTGCGCATGCGGCCGGGCTGCACCCGCGACGAGGTCGCGGCGCTCGCCCGGGAGATGACGCTGAAGATGGGCGTCTTCGGCCTCCACGTCGGAGGTGCCAAGGGCGGCATCGACTTCGACCCCGCCGACCCGAGGGCCGAGTCCGTCCGGGAGCGCTTCCTGCAGGCCGTCCGGCCGCTCCTCGAACGCTTCTGGGTGACGGCGGGCGACCTCGGCACCCCGCAGGAACAGCTCGACCAGGCCTTCGCGCGCATCGGCCTGGGCGACACCTCCCTGCACGCCGCCATGGTCCGCGCCCCCGACGAGGCGGACGCGCGCTCCCGCGTCCGGCGGGCGTTCACCGCCCGCACCGACGGACTGCTGCTGGGCGAACTGATCGGCGGCTACGGCGTCGCCGAGGCGGCGCTGGCGGCGCTGGAACAGCGGCGCGTCCCGGCCACCTCCGCCCGAGCGGCCGTGCAGGGCTTCGGCGCCATGGGCGGCTCCACCGCCCTCTACCTCGCCCGCGCCGGGGTCACGATCGTCGGGATCACCGACGCGCGCGGCCTCGTCCTCAACACCTCCCGCGGCCTGGACGTGGAGGCCCTGCTCGCCGCCCGCAGCCCGTCCGGCGTCATCGACCGCTCGGCACTGCGCGAGGACGACGTCGAGTGCCCCGGCGACGCGTGGCTCGGCCTGGACGTGGACGTGCTGGTCCCCGCCGCCGTGTCCTACACGATCACCGCCGACAACTGCGACCTCATCACGGCCCCGCTCGTCGTGGAGGCCGCCAACGTGCCGACCACCCCCGAGGCCGAGCAGCGCCTGCTGGGGCGCGGCGTGACGGTCGTCCCCGACTTCGTCGCCAACACCGGCGCCGCCGCCGGGGCCTGGTGGGTGATCCTGGGCGAGGTGATCAGCCCCTCCGGCGCCTGCAGCCGACTGTCCGCGCAGATGCGTCCCCTCGTCCACGGCCTCCTGGAGCGCGCCGACGCCCTGGGGGTCCCCGTCCGGAGCGAAGCGACGCACCTGGCCCACGAGAACGCCGGACGCCTCGTGCACGAGTACGGTGGAGCGGTCGCGTTCCGGGGCCTCTTCCCCGAGTTGGGGGAGGAGCGCTACATGGTCCACCAGGAAGCGGGCCCCGCCTCCTGA